A single window of Coleofasciculus sp. FACHB-1120 DNA harbors:
- a CDS encoding chemotaxis protein CheB — MPGHDIIVLGASAGGVEALTQLVKALPPDLPAAIFVVIHFPAHSTSLMPSILNRCGSLKASHPKDGEEIQLGRIYVAPPNYHLLVKRGCIHLARGPRENGHRPAIDPLFRTAARFYGRRVVGVVLSGNLDDGTAGLAAVKQRGGVAVVQDPNDALFSGMPRSAIENVEIDYILPLSAIASTLVSLAHEPVEEDEDDSVTDEMEMESEIAELDMAALHKDDSDRPGIPAGFGCPDCGGALWELRDGQLIRFRCRTGHAFSAETLLAEQSEALETALWNAFRALEERAALSRRMHQGARDRNQIRSAARFQEQAHEAQHNATVIRQLLLNGNKEEPTDADPENGKHVEEKKNGKTAGSNSETEENHPAISFPVVAVAASAGGIKAISELLSTLPEDFPAAIAIVQHLDPKHPSLLAQILNGRTSLAVKEAERGEQMRPGTIYIAPPNHHLLIDPDATLSLTQTKLVHFVRPSADLLFESVAASFRERAIAVILSGTGSDGATGIKAIKEMGGIAIAQDQESSECFGMPGAAIKTGAVDWILPLDQIAAALVDLVNN; from the coding sequence ATGCCTGGTCACGATATTATCGTCCTCGGTGCCTCTGCTGGTGGGGTAGAAGCGCTGACTCAACTGGTGAAGGCTTTGCCGCCGGACTTGCCAGCCGCAATCTTTGTAGTCATACACTTTCCTGCCCACAGCACCAGCCTCATGCCAAGTATTCTAAATCGCTGCGGCTCCTTGAAAGCGTCTCATCCCAAGGACGGCGAGGAGATTCAGTTAGGGCGGATTTATGTGGCACCCCCCAATTACCACTTATTAGTTAAACGCGGATGCATCCACCTAGCTCGCGGCCCTAGGGAAAACGGTCACAGACCTGCCATCGATCCTTTATTTCGCACGGCAGCCCGATTCTACGGACGGCGGGTGGTGGGTGTGGTGCTTTCAGGCAATCTTGACGATGGAACGGCGGGACTCGCAGCGGTGAAGCAGCGAGGCGGTGTTGCAGTGGTTCAAGATCCTAATGACGCCTTGTTTAGCGGAATGCCCCGTAGCGCTATCGAGAACGTAGAAATAGATTATATTTTGCCTTTGTCAGCGATCGCTTCTACCCTGGTAAGCTTGGCTCATGAGCCAGTGGAAGAGGACGAAGACGACTCCGTAACTGACGAAATGGAAATGGAATCCGAGATCGCGGAATTAGATATGGCTGCTCTACACAAAGATGACAGTGACAGACCCGGAATACCCGCAGGCTTTGGCTGTCCAGATTGCGGGGGTGCCCTGTGGGAACTGCGCGACGGTCAGTTGATTCGGTTCCGCTGCCGCACGGGTCACGCTTTTTCCGCTGAGACTCTGCTGGCAGAGCAATCTGAGGCACTAGAGACGGCACTGTGGAATGCGTTTAGGGCACTCGAAGAACGTGCTGCGTTGTCCCGTCGGATGCATCAAGGGGCACGCGATCGCAACCAAATTCGATCGGCTGCACGCTTTCAAGAACAGGCGCACGAAGCCCAGCACAACGCTACCGTGATTCGGCAACTGCTGTTGAATGGCAATAAGGAAGAACCCACGGACGCAGATCCGGAGAATGGGAAACACGTAGAAGAAAAGAAAAACGGGAAAACAGCCGGATCGAACTCAGAAACCGAAGAAAATCACCCGGCGATTTCCTTTCCTGTCGTGGCAGTGGCGGCGTCTGCGGGTGGAATCAAAGCCATCAGTGAGTTGCTCTCTACCTTGCCAGAAGACTTTCCGGCAGCGATCGCCATCGTACAGCACCTAGACCCCAAACACCCCAGCCTGCTCGCACAGATCCTGAATGGTCGCACGTCTTTAGCGGTCAAGGAGGCAGAACGAGGAGAGCAAATGCGTCCGGGGACTATCTACATCGCTCCTCCGAATCATCACCTGCTGATCGACCCAGACGCCACCCTCTCTCTCACCCAGACCAAACTGGTGCATTTCGTCCGTCCTTCCGCTGACCTACTCTTTGAATCAGTCGCGGCGAGTTTTAGAGAACGGGCGATCGCTGTTATCCTCTCCGGGACGGGTAGCGATGGGGCAACCGGCATCAAAGCGATTAAAGAAATGGGCGGGATTGCGATCGCGCAAGATCAGGAATCTTCGGAGTGTTTTGGGATGCCGGGAGCCGCGATTAAAACTGGAGCTGTCGATTGGATACTCCCATTAGATCAAATTGCCGCTGCTTTGGTGGATTTGGTAAATAACTAA
- a CDS encoding general stress protein, giving the protein MMLGQHKRAVGVFSNYREAEIALTELKNSGFSMDKVSVVARDADKGNDIAGADVSDRVGNKADEGAKAGAVTGGALGGLTGLLVGLGALAIPGIGPVMLAGAAGTAIATTLSGGAIGAAAGGLLGALIGLGIPEERARVYNDRVSRGDYLVIVDGNDDDIHRAEAILSHRGIQEWGVYDAPASTTTNTATTTRTSDIADPSGTYQTPVVDPTPRTDSPVQIIDRREQTL; this is encoded by the coding sequence CTGATGTTAGGACAACATAAGCGTGCTGTTGGCGTATTTTCAAACTATCGAGAAGCCGAAATAGCACTGACTGAGCTAAAAAATTCTGGTTTTTCTATGGACAAGGTGTCCGTAGTAGCCCGAGACGCGGACAAAGGGAACGACATTGCTGGTGCTGATGTAAGCGATCGCGTTGGCAACAAAGCCGACGAAGGTGCGAAAGCGGGTGCCGTCACCGGCGGTGCTTTGGGCGGTCTAACAGGCTTGTTAGTCGGGCTAGGAGCCTTGGCAATTCCAGGAATTGGGCCTGTCATGCTAGCAGGAGCAGCAGGTACCGCGATCGCAACAACCCTTTCTGGTGGTGCCATTGGTGCAGCCGCAGGAGGTTTGTTGGGTGCATTAATTGGTTTGGGAATTCCTGAAGAACGAGCCAGAGTCTATAACGATCGGGTATCTCGTGGGGATTATTTAGTAATCGTAGACGGCAACGACGACGATATCCATCGTGCCGAAGCGATTCTCAGCCATCGGGGAATTCAGGAATGGGGCGTCTACGATGCACCTGCCAGCACTACAACTAATACTGCAACGACAACTCGGACTTCTGATATCGCCGATCCGAGTGGCACGTATCAAACTCCAGTAGTCGATCCGACTCCACGCACGGATAGCCCGGTTCAAATCATCGACCGCCGGGAACAGACTCTTTAG
- a CDS encoding BON domain-containing protein, which translates to MNKFLTLLFSGVLLVSVAACDNNEKTSAGADSDAVQTSPAATGASPAATGASPSVDDSAKPDQGAQNDASSDVRKRQLEADIRAREQRNKVAGDPLERADSDLESEVRSKLEANLPSSKLEIDAKDGAVTVAGTVAQPDQVAKIEPLAKEIKGVKTVAVQAKVAPKAKE; encoded by the coding sequence ATGAACAAGTTTTTAACATTACTGTTTAGTGGCGTCTTGTTGGTGAGTGTTGCTGCTTGCGACAACAATGAGAAAACTTCCGCCGGAGCGGATTCTGATGCGGTTCAGACTTCCCCTGCGGCAACTGGCGCATCGCCTGCGGCAACTGGCGCATCACCTTCAGTCGATGATTCAGCTAAACCCGATCAAGGCGCGCAAAACGATGCATCGAGTGATGTCCGCAAAAGACAGCTAGAAGCTGATATTCGGGCACGCGAACAACGCAACAAAGTGGCTGGCGACCCCCTAGAAAGAGCTGATAGCGATTTGGAAAGCGAGGTTCGCAGCAAGTTAGAAGCGAACCTGCCTAGCAGCAAATTAGAGATTGACGCCAAAGACGGAGCTGTAACAGTTGCAGGAACGGTAGCCCAGCCAGATCAAGTTGCCAAAATAGAACCACTGGCGAAGGAAATTAAGGGGGTTAAAACGGTGGCTGTTCAAGCGAAAGTTGCCCCGAAAGCTAAAGAGTAA
- a CDS encoding DUF1269 domain-containing protein: MVLTQPKRAFGVFSNLQDAQGAIAELKAADFPMNQVSAIGKESEPVSPPPTSKAQEGTTLGAIAGGAAGGVLGLALGLGTIAAIPVLGPISIIGVAATALATTLTSGVIGATAGGLLGALTGYGIPDEQAAVYSDRIHHGDYFLIVEGTEAEVRQAEAILNHWNVQELRIYEFATSPPSSINEMPL, translated from the coding sequence ATGGTGCTTACTCAGCCAAAACGCGCTTTTGGCGTGTTTTCAAACTTGCAAGATGCACAAGGCGCAATTGCGGAATTAAAAGCAGCTGACTTTCCGATGAATCAGGTTTCTGCGATCGGTAAAGAATCTGAGCCAGTATCGCCACCACCGACTTCTAAAGCGCAAGAAGGAACAACCCTTGGCGCGATCGCGGGTGGTGCAGCCGGAGGCGTCTTGGGTTTGGCGCTGGGACTAGGCACCATTGCTGCTATTCCTGTTTTAGGGCCAATTAGCATTATTGGGGTGGCAGCAACCGCTTTAGCAACGACCTTAACCAGTGGCGTCATTGGTGCAACCGCAGGCGGCTTATTAGGTGCGTTGACAGGCTATGGGATTCCTGATGAACAAGCCGCAGTTTACAGCGATCGCATTCATCATGGCGACTATTTCTTAATCGTCGAAGGTACGGAAGCAGAGGTGCGTCAAGCCGAAGCAATTCTCAACCACTGGAACGTCCAAGAATTGAGAATTTACGAGTTTGCGACATCACCACCGTCATCCATCAATGAAATGCCTCTTTAA
- a CDS encoding TldD/PmbA family protein: MPTLLADAKNLLADLIARYSPQVDYLAVRIEEAEGTDIFLRGDKVETLTEGISIGGQVRACFKGGWGFASFNQLSTLADRIEEAIAAARIIGDEETLLAPIEPVQATCKLPLEGSDPREVSLETKKQLCDRYTEILKSASPSITTTSVRYSDSAQRVILATSDGTLIEQSWVDMEMRFAATARNGETVQTGRETTGSRKAYEDLTNLDDQVRSAALRAVNALSLPPVKGNTYTVVIDPILSGLFVHEAFGHLSEADMAYENPDILEVMTLGRRFGPKELQIFDGAAPPGHRGSYLYDDEGTPATTTQLIKDGILVGRLHSRETAGKLTEAPTGNARCLNYHYPPLVRMTNTWIERGKTPVEDLFAGIKEGVYARNWLGGMTNGEMFTFSAAEAWMIRDGKIAEPVRDVTLSGNVFSTLADIEAIGDDFYWDESGGCGKGGQNGLPVGCGGPSLRIRNVIVGGDAE; this comes from the coding sequence ATGCCGACCTTACTGGCTGATGCCAAAAACTTGCTCGCCGACTTAATCGCTCGTTACTCACCCCAAGTCGATTATTTGGCAGTTCGGATAGAAGAAGCCGAAGGAACTGATATCTTTTTGCGCGGCGATAAGGTCGAAACCCTCACAGAAGGCATCTCCATTGGTGGACAAGTCCGGGCTTGTTTCAAAGGAGGCTGGGGCTTCGCCAGCTTTAATCAGCTTTCTACCCTAGCAGACCGAATTGAAGAAGCGATCGCTGCGGCTCGGATTATTGGCGATGAAGAAACCCTGTTGGCTCCGATTGAGCCAGTGCAGGCGACTTGCAAACTTCCCCTAGAAGGCAGCGATCCGCGAGAGGTATCGCTGGAAACCAAGAAACAATTGTGCGATCGCTACACTGAAATCCTCAAAAGCGCCAGCCCTTCAATCACCACCACCTCTGTGCGCTACAGCGACAGCGCCCAGCGAGTCATCCTCGCCACCTCAGACGGAACGCTGATTGAGCAATCGTGGGTGGATATGGAAATGCGCTTTGCCGCCACGGCTCGGAATGGCGAAACCGTCCAAACCGGACGCGAAACGACTGGCTCCCGCAAAGCCTACGAAGACTTAACAAATTTGGACGATCAGGTTCGGAGCGCTGCTCTGCGTGCCGTGAATGCCCTCTCTCTGCCTCCAGTGAAAGGCAACACCTACACGGTCGTCATCGACCCCATTCTCAGCGGTTTATTTGTCCATGAAGCGTTTGGGCACCTTTCAGAAGCAGACATGGCTTATGAAAACCCGGATATCTTGGAAGTGATGACCCTGGGACGCCGATTTGGGCCAAAAGAACTGCAAATCTTTGATGGGGCTGCCCCTCCCGGTCATCGCGGCAGCTACTTATACGACGATGAAGGGACACCCGCGACCACCACGCAGCTGATTAAGGATGGCATCTTAGTCGGACGTCTCCACTCCCGCGAAACTGCCGGAAAGCTGACCGAAGCCCCCACCGGCAATGCCCGTTGCCTGAACTACCACTATCCCCCTCTCGTCCGGATGACGAATACATGGATTGAGCGGGGCAAAACGCCTGTGGAAGATTTATTTGCCGGGATCAAAGAAGGCGTCTACGCTCGTAACTGGCTGGGTGGTATGACGAATGGAGAAATGTTTACTTTCTCCGCTGCTGAAGCTTGGATGATCCGCGACGGCAAGATTGCCGAACCCGTTCGGGATGTGACGCTTTCAGGGAATGTTTTCAGCACCTTGGCGGATATTGAAGCGATTGGGGATGATTTTTACTGGGATGAATCCGGCGGCTGCGGGAAGGGAGGTCAGAACGGCTTGCCAGTAGGCTGTGGCGGGCCAAGTCTCCGCATTCGCAATGTCATTGTGGGAGGCGATGCAGAATAG
- the coaE gene encoding dephospho-CoA kinase (Dephospho-CoA kinase (CoaE) performs the final step in coenzyme A biosynthesis.) gives MMRVIGLTGGIGTGKTTVSNYLASHCNLPVLDADIYAREAVKVGSPILGEIVERYGADILLLDGTLDRRKLGNIVFNSPEQRRWLEQQIHPYVRDRMIEKMQALNSHPTVVLVVPLLFEVGMTALCTETWVVYCSEQHQLQRLIERDRLTLEQAQARIASQMPIEEKCDRADVILDNSSTLEALLKQVDKQFKSPN, from the coding sequence ATGATGCGGGTTATTGGTCTGACGGGAGGCATTGGTACTGGCAAAACGACTGTCTCAAATTATCTTGCCAGTCACTGCAATTTGCCGGTTTTGGATGCGGATATTTATGCCAGAGAAGCGGTAAAAGTGGGTTCGCCCATTCTCGGCGAAATTGTTGAGCGTTATGGAGCCGATATTCTGTTACTGGATGGGACGCTTGACCGCCGAAAGCTTGGCAATATTGTCTTTAATTCGCCCGAACAGCGGCGTTGGTTAGAGCAACAGATTCATCCTTATGTGCGCGATCGCATGATTGAAAAAATGCAAGCACTCAACTCGCATCCGACTGTAGTGTTGGTAGTGCCTTTGCTATTTGAAGTAGGGATGACGGCTCTGTGTACGGAAACTTGGGTTGTATACTGTTCCGAGCAACATCAACTTCAGAGATTAATCGAGCGCGATCGCTTAACTTTAGAACAAGCGCAAGCAAGGATTGCTAGCCAAATGCCCATTGAGGAGAAATGCGATCGCGCTGATGTAATTTTAGATAACTCTTCCACCCTAGAAGCGTTGCTCAAACAGGTAGATAAGCAATTCAAAAGCCCAAATTAA
- a CDS encoding EAL domain-containing protein produces MSAPLQILLLEDSLADAELTLHELCLSGFKSNWQRVETEADYLAQLHPGIELILADYSLPQFNALRALQLLQERGLDIPFIVITGTVSEEVVVECMKQGAADYLLKDRLMRLGSAVAQALQAKQMRDQKRQTEAEKTRLIASSQESEQRFRALIENATDIIIIVNASGQVTYVSPSVNRILGYAPDGLLGKNALTFIHPEDVLLVKQRLKNSIQNPNVAQRLGEYRVQHCNGSWGIFEAVTTNLLKDPAVQGIVVNCHDITERKQAEEQLRHHAFYDSLCGLPNRTLFLERLASQIKRSQRQKDSLFAVLFLDLDRFEMVKYSLGHLVSDQLLIATARKLMTCLCPTDTLARIGTDEFAILLEDIHDVSDAIRVVEQIQRELNSPFNLDGREVFTTTSIGIAFAGRGQEGWEPVRKDAPISLCPSAPSHSNLLPRPQDLLRAADTAMYHARLEGKGRYVVFHPAMHTLAVAHLQLETDLRRAIIATEFQLYYQPIVELATGKIKAFEALVRWNHPTRGMVPPSDFIPAAEETGLIIPLGTWVLDEACRQLKVWQQQYSTTQGLAISVNLSAKQFSQPNLIEQIDRILRETGLDGHYLKLEITESCLLENAEAAAILLWQLRDRNIQLSIDDFGTGYSSLNYLHRFPVNTLKIDRSFVNRMGAGGKDAEIVKAIVALAHNLGMSVTAEGIETAQQLAQLKALQCERGQGYFFSKPVDNGAAGQLILAQLQVNS; encoded by the coding sequence ATGTCCGCTCCGCTCCAGATTTTACTGCTTGAGGATTCCCTGGCTGATGCTGAATTAACTTTGCACGAACTATGTTTGTCAGGCTTTAAATCCAACTGGCAGCGTGTAGAGACAGAAGCCGACTACCTTGCCCAACTGCATCCCGGTATCGAGCTGATTTTAGCTGACTATAGCTTGCCTCAGTTTAACGCCCTCAGAGCGCTGCAACTTTTGCAAGAGCGCGGCTTAGATATTCCGTTCATCGTTATCACGGGCACGGTGAGCGAAGAAGTGGTGGTGGAGTGCATGAAGCAGGGAGCAGCAGATTATCTACTGAAAGACCGTCTGATGCGACTAGGATCGGCAGTGGCGCAAGCCCTACAAGCCAAACAAATGCGCGACCAAAAGCGGCAGACTGAGGCGGAAAAAACCAGATTAATCGCCTCTTCACAAGAGAGCGAGCAACGATTTCGAGCGCTGATCGAAAATGCGACCGACATCATCATCATTGTTAACGCCAGCGGTCAAGTGACTTATGTGAGTCCTTCTGTCAATCGGATTCTAGGATACGCACCCGATGGACTCCTGGGTAAAAATGCTTTGACATTTATTCATCCAGAGGATGTGCTACTGGTTAAGCAAAGGCTGAAAAATTCGATTCAAAATCCCAACGTAGCTCAGCGACTCGGTGAGTATCGAGTGCAGCATTGCAATGGCTCTTGGGGTATCTTCGAGGCAGTCACCACCAACCTCCTAAAAGATCCGGCGGTGCAGGGGATTGTCGTCAACTGCCACGACATTACTGAGCGCAAGCAAGCCGAGGAGCAACTGCGACACCATGCATTCTACGATTCGCTTTGCGGTTTGCCGAATCGGACATTATTTCTCGAACGTCTCGCCAGCCAAATCAAGCGTTCCCAACGACAAAAAGACAGTTTATTTGCTGTCCTATTTCTGGATTTGGATCGCTTCGAGATGGTCAAATATAGCCTGGGACACTTAGTAAGCGACCAACTACTCATCGCTACAGCTCGCAAACTGATGACCTGTCTCTGTCCCACGGACACCCTAGCTCGGATTGGCACAGACGAATTTGCAATTCTACTGGAGGATATTCACGATGTTAGCGATGCGATTCGCGTTGTCGAGCAGATCCAGCGGGAACTGAATTCGCCTTTTAACTTGGATGGGCGCGAAGTATTCACGACAACTAGCATTGGAATTGCCTTTGCCGGAAGGGGACAAGAGGGATGGGAGCCAGTTCGGAAAGATGCCCCTATATCGCTTTGTCCCTCTGCACCCTCTCACAGCAACCTCTTGCCTCGTCCCCAAGACCTGCTGCGGGCAGCCGACACGGCGATGTATCATGCCCGGTTAGAGGGTAAAGGTCGCTATGTTGTTTTCCATCCAGCCATGCATACCCTTGCAGTGGCGCATTTGCAGTTAGAAACGGATCTGCGACGAGCGATTATCGCCACAGAATTTCAACTTTATTACCAGCCGATTGTCGAGCTAGCAACGGGTAAAATTAAGGCTTTTGAGGCTCTGGTGCGCTGGAATCACCCGACTCGTGGCATGGTTCCTCCAAGTGATTTTATCCCTGCGGCAGAAGAAACGGGTCTGATTATTCCCTTGGGTACTTGGGTATTGGACGAAGCTTGCCGTCAGCTAAAAGTTTGGCAGCAGCAGTATTCTACGACTCAGGGTTTGGCAATTAGCGTGAATCTCTCCGCTAAGCAGTTTTCGCAACCCAATTTGATTGAGCAGATTGACCGAATTTTGAGGGAGACTGGCTTGGATGGACACTATTTAAAGTTAGAAATTACTGAAAGCTGTTTGCTAGAAAATGCGGAAGCCGCCGCTATCCTGCTTTGGCAATTGCGAGATCGAAATATTCAATTATCCATTGATGATTTTGGTACAGGTTATTCATCCTTGAATTATCTACACCGCTTTCCCGTTAATACCTTGAAAATTGACCGTTCTTTTGTGAACCGGATGGGAGCGGGTGGCAAGGATGCAGAGATTGTCAAGGCAATCGTGGCGCTGGCGCATAATTTAGGAATGAGTGTGACTGCGGAGGGGATAGAAACGGCTCAACAGTTAGCACAACTCAAGGCATTGCAATGCGAACGAGGACAGGGATACTTTTTCTCGAAACCTGTAGATAATGGGGCTGCGGGACAGTTAATTTTGGCACAGTTGCAAGTGAATTCATGA
- a CDS encoding response regulator: MSERSAECLLVEDNPNDLELALYALRKHNLGDRIQVARDGAEALDYIFRTGAYRDRSPENYPKVILLDLKLPRVDGLEVLQRLKADPQTRLIPVVILTSSNEERDIVESYQLGVNSYIVKPVNFEQFTEAVQQLGLYWLLLNQQPSR; encoded by the coding sequence ATGAGTGAGCGCTCAGCAGAATGTTTGCTGGTCGAAGACAATCCCAACGACCTAGAATTAGCACTTTATGCTTTGCGAAAGCACAACCTTGGCGATCGCATTCAAGTTGCCCGCGACGGTGCGGAAGCCTTAGACTACATTTTCCGGACAGGTGCTTATCGCGATCGCTCCCCGGAAAACTACCCCAAAGTCATTCTGCTTGACCTCAAACTGCCCAGAGTAGACGGGTTGGAAGTCTTGCAGCGCCTCAAAGCTGACCCCCAAACCCGCCTGATTCCAGTCGTCATCCTCACCTCGTCGAACGAAGAACGCGACATCGTAGAGAGTTACCAGTTGGGCGTCAACAGTTATATTGTTAAGCCGGTGAACTTTGAACAGTTTACCGAAGCAGTGCAGCAATTAGGGTTGTACTGGCTGCTGTTAAACCAGCAGCCAAGCCGCTAG